Proteins encoded together in one Impatiens glandulifera chromosome 1, dImpGla2.1, whole genome shotgun sequence window:
- the LOC124921898 gene encoding protein FD: MLSRKTSSSKSKTMEEVWKDINLSSLQDDSSHPQIIPSRSSRDHSHNNTNPFTFQDFLGRPFPADPSAPVNTAVTSSPPPTILSLNSVPDQFHLLGNINGFDQHQTTNNLSYDTLPCSTSLPLMGKKRFPEPPPESNPGDRRHKRMIKNRESAARSRARKQAYTNELELEVAHLTQENARLKRQQEEICLAAAAQVPKKHSLHRTSTAPF; this comes from the exons ATGTTATCAAGAAAAACCAGTAGCTCCAAATCCAAAACAATGGAAGAAGTTTGGAAAGACATCAATCTTTCCTCCCTCCAAGACGATTCTTCTCATCCTCAAATCATCCCATCTCGTTCTTCACGAGACCACTCTCATAACAACACAAATCCCTTCACTTTCCAAGATTTTCTCGGCCGTCCTTTCCCCGCCGACCCTTCCGCCCCCGTCAACACCGCCGTCACTTCCTCCCCTCCCCCCACTATCTTGAGCCTCAATTCCGTACCCGATCAGTTCCATTTACTAGGGAATATCAACGGATTCGATCAACACCAAACCACCAATAACCTATCGTACGATACATTGCCTTGTTCCACTAGTTTGCCCCTTATGGGAAAAAAAAGATTCCCCGAACCACCACCAGAATCAAATCCTGGCGATCGCCGGCATAAGAGGATGATCAAGAACAGAGAATCCGCCGCCAGATCGAGGGCCCGAAAGCAG GCTTACACGAATGAGCTTGAACTGGAAGTAGCCCATCTCACACAAGAGAACGCTAGGTTAAAAAGACAGCAAGAAGAG ATATGTTTAGCAGCAGCAGCTCAAGTACCAAAAAAGCATAGTCTTCATCGAACGTCAACTGCACCATTTTGA